In the Calditrichota bacterium genome, one interval contains:
- a CDS encoding O-acetylhomoserine aminocarboxypropyltransferase/cysteine synthase — MSTSNEGKQLKFETLQLHAGQEPDSATKARAVPIYQTTSFLFDDSEDAAELFALKKFGNIYTRIMNPTTDVFEKRIAALEGGVAALATASGQSAQLLAIANVAQAGENIVSTSLLYGGTYNQFKVTLPRLGIDVKFVEGDDPENFEKLIDEKTKALYIESIGNPRLNIPNFEAIAEVAHKNDIPLIVDNTFGAAGYLARPFDFGADIITASATKWIGGHGTSIGGVIVDSGRFNWGNGKFPVFTEPNPGYHGLKFWEVFGEDGPFGNIAFIIRARVEGLRDLGPALSPFNSFLFLQGLETLSLRVERHCQNALQLAQWLEQHPKVDWVWYPGLESHPYHQSAKKYLRDGHFGSILSFGIKGGLEAGKKFINNVELASLLANVGDAKTLVIHPASTTHQQLSDDEQKTSGVLQDQVRVSVGIEHINDIIADFDQALDQC; from the coding sequence AACGAGGGTAAACAACTTAAGTTTGAGACATTACAGTTACATGCCGGGCAGGAGCCGGATTCCGCAACCAAAGCGCGGGCGGTTCCAATTTACCAGACTACATCTTTTTTGTTTGATGATTCTGAAGACGCGGCAGAACTGTTCGCGTTAAAGAAATTTGGCAATATTTACACACGAATTATGAACCCAACTACAGATGTGTTTGAAAAAAGAATTGCCGCTTTGGAAGGTGGAGTAGCTGCTTTGGCAACAGCTTCGGGACAATCAGCCCAGTTGTTGGCCATAGCAAACGTAGCACAGGCCGGCGAAAATATCGTGTCTACTAGTTTGCTTTATGGCGGCACATATAACCAGTTCAAAGTGACGCTTCCGCGGCTTGGAATTGATGTGAAATTTGTTGAAGGCGATGATCCGGAAAATTTTGAAAAACTAATCGATGAAAAAACAAAGGCTTTATATATTGAGAGCATTGGTAATCCGCGGCTCAATATTCCAAATTTTGAAGCCATTGCAGAAGTCGCACACAAAAATGATATCCCTTTAATTGTTGATAATACTTTTGGAGCGGCCGGCTACCTGGCCAGGCCGTTTGATTTTGGTGCAGATATTATTACAGCTTCTGCCACAAAATGGATTGGCGGCCATGGCACTTCTATTGGCGGTGTTATTGTTGATAGCGGACGGTTTAACTGGGGCAATGGAAAATTCCCGGTTTTCACAGAACCCAATCCCGGCTATCATGGATTAAAGTTTTGGGAAGTTTTTGGTGAAGATGGCCCATTTGGAAATATTGCTTTTATTATCCGTGCCCGTGTAGAGGGCTTGCGTGACCTTGGACCGGCACTTAGCCCATTTAATTCATTCTTATTTTTACAAGGGCTGGAAACACTTTCGCTCAGGGTTGAACGTCATTGCCAAAATGCACTTCAACTAGCCCAATGGCTGGAACAACATCCAAAGGTTGATTGGGTTTGGTATCCGGGATTGGAATCGCATCCATATCACCAAAGTGCTAAAAAATATTTACGGGATGGTCACTTTGGATCTATCCTGAGTTTTGGTATTAAAGGCGGTTTAGAGGCGGGCAAGAAATTCATCAACAATGTTGAATTGGCAAGCTTGCTTGCAAATGTTGGAGATGCAAAAACATTGGTTATTCACCCGGCATCAACAACGCACCAGCAACTTAGTGATGATGAGCAAAAAACATCGGGAGTTTTGCAGGATCAGGTCCGTGTTTCAGTTGGGATTGAACATATTAACGATATAATTGCAGATTTTGATCAAGCTTTGGATCAGTGCTGA
- the metX gene encoding homoserine O-acetyltransferase gives MLSDSLNRVVDIFRDEEPFTFECGQTFDGIDVAFETYGTLNKDKSNAVLVCHALTGGANVAGDASYPDAVINKSNMLAAVNGSLSGWWQTLIGPGKLFDTSKYFIISSNILGSCYGSSGPLSINPETEKKFGIEFPQVTVRDMVKAQYRLMKHLAVDNLQTIIGGSLGGMQALEWAACYPVFVKSIIPVATTTRHSDWSIGLNHLARQAIIDDPQWQSGDYKDQPKKGLSLARKIGMISYRTDINFNNKFYNQRKFEGNSFFDEDNIFQVESYLNYQGEKLVERFDANSFLNISRAMDLHDLSRERGEMEDVLKSIKCKTLCIGIDTDILYPAHEQKTIAKNIPNAVYKEIESEAGHDAFLIEFEQMSKFIKPFLEGL, from the coding sequence ATATTGAGCGATTCATTAAACAGGGTTGTTGATATTTTTAGGGATGAAGAACCGTTTACATTTGAATGCGGCCAAACGTTTGATGGGATAGACGTTGCCTTTGAAACGTATGGCACTCTGAATAAAGATAAATCGAATGCTGTATTGGTTTGCCACGCTTTAACAGGTGGCGCCAATGTTGCTGGAGATGCCAGCTATCCTGATGCAGTAATAAATAAATCAAACATGCTGGCTGCTGTAAATGGGAGTCTTTCCGGCTGGTGGCAGACACTGATCGGTCCGGGAAAGTTGTTTGATACATCCAAATATTTCATTATCAGTTCTAATATTCTGGGTAGTTGTTATGGAAGCAGCGGCCCGTTAAGCATAAATCCGGAAACTGAGAAAAAGTTTGGAATTGAGTTTCCACAGGTGACTGTGCGTGACATGGTAAAAGCACAGTACAGACTTATGAAGCACCTTGCTGTTGACAATTTGCAAACAATAATTGGTGGCTCATTAGGTGGAATGCAGGCGTTGGAATGGGCTGCTTGTTATCCGGTGTTTGTAAAATCAATAATTCCGGTTGCGACCACAACACGCCACTCAGATTGGAGTATTGGGTTAAACCATTTGGCACGGCAGGCCATAATAGATGATCCACAATGGCAAAGTGGAGATTATAAGGATCAGCCAAAAAAAGGTTTAAGTCTGGCCCGCAAAATAGGTATGATTTCTTATCGAACGGATATAAACTTTAACAACAAGTTTTACAATCAACGTAAATTTGAAGGCAATAGCTTTTTTGATGAAGATAATATTTTTCAGGTTGAAAGTTATCTCAATTATCAGGGTGAAAAACTGGTAGAACGGTTTGATGCGAACTCATTTTTAAATATATCCCGAGCAATGGATTTGCATGATCTTTCCAGAGAACGTGGGGAAATGGAAGACGTACTAAAATCTATCAAATGCAAAACACTGTGCATTGGGATAGACACAGATATTTTGTATCCGGCCCATGAACAGAAAACCATTGCCAAAAATATTCCAAATGCAGTTTATAAGGAGATCGAATCTGAAGCTGGGCACGATGCATTTTTAATTGAGTTTGAACAAATGAGTAAATTTATAAAACCGTTTTTGGAAGGTTTATAG
- a CDS encoding aspartate kinase — MIIMKFGGTSLRDADAFRNVVSIIENSFDRKPLVVVSAMAGITNLLERSIKAAARQQRDSLQEMIEDILDQHLAVIKDLFSNSLLYETSNKTILSEIKNLRALLEAMKTVKSEQSHLGHAILSTGEILSSLILTSLLRQEGINAQFIDARKIMITSDEHDNIIPIPNLIQQGSNRVLSPVLENGNTVVTQGFIGATAEGTPTTLGRNGSDFSASLLGAALKADEIQIWTDVDGILTADPSIIPSAKLLETMTFDEASELAYFGARVLFPAAIQPALDKGIPVRVLNSHLPNSSGTLIVDKPRNGDTKLVKSIAYKEGITLLTITSSQLLLSTKLIADFFSYLNTLSVPVFAISKSATKISLTIENSKDINQIIDHFNKIGETHVEYKKAVVSIVGENLKGNPDISWEVIKILKQNNTQIDLISQFSSQISFMFIINEKDIESTVKLIHKKYI, encoded by the coding sequence ATGATTATAATGAAATTCGGCGGAACCTCATTGAGGGATGCAGATGCATTTCGGAATGTAGTTTCAATTATTGAAAATAGTTTTGACAGAAAACCCCTGGTTGTGGTTTCGGCTATGGCCGGTATAACAAATCTTCTCGAAAGATCTATAAAAGCTGCCGCCAGGCAACAGAGAGACTCATTACAGGAGATGATTGAGGACATTCTGGATCAACATCTTGCGGTAATTAAGGACCTGTTTTCCAACAGTTTGCTTTATGAGACTTCAAACAAAACTATCTTGTCAGAGATAAAAAATCTACGCGCCTTATTGGAGGCGATGAAGACTGTTAAATCGGAGCAAAGCCATTTGGGGCATGCGATTTTATCAACGGGTGAAATTCTTTCTTCGCTGATCCTGACTAGTTTACTAAGGCAAGAAGGTATTAATGCACAATTTATTGATGCACGAAAAATAATGATTACTTCAGATGAGCATGATAATATCATTCCAATTCCCAATTTAATTCAACAAGGATCTAACCGGGTTCTATCACCGGTTTTAGAGAATGGGAACACTGTAGTAACACAGGGATTTATTGGAGCAACGGCTGAAGGCACGCCAACAACACTGGGGCGGAACGGCTCAGACTTTAGTGCATCATTGTTAGGGGCTGCTCTTAAAGCAGATGAAATCCAAATTTGGACAGATGTAGATGGTATCCTGACCGCAGATCCTTCAATTATTCCATCGGCGAAACTTTTGGAAACAATGACTTTTGATGAAGCGAGTGAACTGGCATACTTTGGCGCTCGTGTTCTTTTTCCGGCGGCTATTCAACCAGCACTAGATAAAGGCATTCCGGTACGGGTTTTAAATTCACATCTTCCAAACTCCTCAGGAACATTGATTGTTGATAAACCCAGGAATGGCGACACAAAACTGGTTAAATCCATTGCCTACAAAGAAGGAATCACTTTATTGACAATAACATCTTCGCAGCTGTTGTTATCCACAAAACTAATTGCAGATTTTTTCAGCTATTTAAACACCTTGAGTGTCCCGGTTTTTGCAATATCTAAATCTGCAACCAAGATTTCTTTGACGATTGAAAATAGCAAAGATATCAACCAAATAATTGATCACTTCAATAAGATTGGTGAAACCCATGTTGAATACAAAAAAGCTGTTGTAAGTATTGTAGGCGAAAACCTGAAAGGAAACCCGGATATTTCCTGGGAAGTAATCAAAATTTTGAAACAGAATAATACTCAGATTGATTTGATCTCACAGTTTTCTTCTCAAATCAGTTTCATGTTCATAATAAATGAAAAAGATATTGAGTCAACAGTAAAGCTGATCCATAAAAAATATATTTAG
- the lysW gene encoding lysine biosynthesis protein LysW, producing the protein MSKVTDCPVCGADIKLEEGTEQGELLTCAECGTELEVINIDPAEVAEAPQEEEDWGQ; encoded by the coding sequence ATGAGCAAAGTAACAGATTGCCCTGTTTGCGGGGCTGATATAAAGCTTGAAGAAGGTACGGAGCAAGGGGAACTTTTAACATGTGCAGAATGCGGTACGGAGCTGGAAGTGATAAATATTGATCCGGCTGAAGTTGCAGAAGCACCGCAAGAAGAAGAGGATTGGGGTCAATAA
- a CDS encoding 2-isopropylmalate synthase: MIEILDATLREGEQTPGVYFDSHIKLAIADLLDQIGIGIIEAGHPMVTPEINDAVKQLAGRGLNAKVGAHSRSLIHDVDLALACDVDFLGIFYCVSEERLNTVFKKDIHTAVDQIASVIAYAKQNKPSLVIRYTPEDTVRSPFQNVVDAAVAAVQAGADIISIADTTGFMIPGTTNNFYDYVSRLKEALAAKGLSPKIAVHCHNDRGYALTNAIDGFRAGAEIIDATVLGLGERAGIVDLAQLLVTLKNDFGVEKNWDLSKLPELYQLVSEYSGIPIPANFPVIGENAFTHCAGVHSHAAVKNPAHYQSLDPKIIGKEMQVSLDHMSGISSIDWALEKLNLEIEASLKLNVLDHVKSIGQKGRTVNLSELKHIVDWCEKSDKQKA, translated from the coding sequence ATGATTGAAATTTTAGATGCGACTTTACGTGAAGGAGAACAAACGCCCGGAGTTTATTTTGACAGCCATATTAAACTGGCCATTGCAGATTTGCTGGATCAGATTGGCATTGGAATTATTGAGGCAGGGCATCCAATGGTTACACCGGAAATAAATGATGCCGTAAAACAATTAGCAGGTCGTGGCCTTAATGCTAAAGTCGGTGCGCATTCAAGATCATTAATCCACGATGTAGATTTGGCTTTGGCCTGCGATGTTGATTTTTTAGGTATTTTTTATTGTGTTTCCGAGGAGCGTTTGAATACTGTTTTTAAAAAAGATATTCATACTGCGGTTGACCAGATTGCATCGGTAATTGCCTATGCCAAACAAAACAAACCTTCCCTGGTGATACGTTATACTCCCGAAGATACAGTTCGCTCTCCTTTTCAAAATGTGGTTGATGCTGCTGTGGCTGCTGTACAGGCTGGCGCAGATATTATCAGTATTGCAGATACAACCGGATTTATGATTCCCGGGACAACAAATAATTTTTACGATTACGTCTCACGTTTAAAAGAGGCGTTGGCTGCAAAAGGATTATCGCCGAAAATTGCTGTACATTGCCATAATGATCGTGGATATGCATTGACCAACGCAATTGATGGATTCCGGGCCGGGGCAGAGATAATTGATGCAACGGTTTTGGGATTGGGTGAACGTGCCGGAATTGTTGATTTAGCACAATTGCTGGTGACATTAAAAAACGATTTTGGTGTTGAAAAGAATTGGGATTTAAGCAAACTCCCGGAGCTTTATCAGCTTGTTAGTGAATATTCGGGTATTCCAATTCCAGCCAATTTCCCGGTAATTGGAGAAAATGCATTTACACATTGCGCAGGGGTTCATTCCCATGCAGCAGTAAAAAACCCGGCCCATTACCAAAGTCTTGATCCAAAGATTATTGGGAAAGAAATGCAGGTTTCACTGGACCACATGTCCGGAATATCATCAATAGATTGGGCGCTGGAAAAATTAAATTTAGAAATAGAGGCATCCTTAAAACTGAATGTTTTGGATCATGTAAAATCAATTGGGCAAAAAGGGCGCACCGTAAATCTTTCTGAATTAAAACATATTGTGGATTGGTGCGAAAAATCCGACAAGCAAAAAGCCTAA
- the lysX gene encoding lysine biosynthesis protein LysX, with translation MKIGFLHSLIRKDEKFLLDEFRSRKDVELEMIDDRKLIFNIGRDEFNYDAIVERSINHSRALHALTLFDNLGIKCVNSPEVALVCGDKLLTSKALQAHGVAQPPVSVAFTEKSAVEAIEQMGYPVVIKPAVGSWGRLLAKVNDRDAAEALLEHKTVLGSYHHSIFYIQKYVEKQGRDIRSFVVGDECVAAIYRSSDHWITNTAKGAVASKCVVTDEIKEISLQAAKAVGGGVVAVDLFESRTGLLVNEVNYTMEFKNSIDTTGVNIPAKIADYVIKVARGEA, from the coding sequence ATGAAAATAGGATTTCTACATTCACTTATCCGTAAGGATGAAAAGTTTTTACTGGATGAATTCAGATCAAGAAAAGATGTTGAACTGGAAATGATCGATGACCGCAAATTAATTTTCAATATCGGCAGGGATGAGTTTAACTACGATGCAATTGTTGAGCGTTCCATAAACCATTCACGTGCACTACATGCCCTTACATTATTTGATAATCTGGGAATTAAGTGTGTAAACTCGCCGGAAGTTGCTTTAGTCTGTGGCGACAAGCTTTTAACATCAAAAGCTCTTCAGGCACATGGTGTGGCTCAACCACCGGTCAGCGTTGCCTTTACGGAAAAATCGGCTGTTGAGGCCATTGAGCAAATGGGTTACCCCGTAGTGATAAAACCAGCTGTCGGCTCTTGGGGACGGTTATTGGCAAAGGTAAATGACCGTGATGCTGCTGAAGCATTGCTTGAACATAAAACCGTTCTGGGTAGTTATCACCATTCTATTTTTTACATTCAAAAGTATGTTGAAAAACAGGGGCGCGATATCCGCTCTTTTGTTGTTGGTGATGAATGCGTAGCAGCCATTTACCGTTCTTCAGATCACTGGATTACAAACACGGCCAAAGGTGCGGTCGCCTCCAAATGTGTTGTAACTGACGAAATCAAAGAAATATCATTACAAGCTGCAAAGGCTGTTGGCGGTGGTGTTGTGGCTGTGGATTTGTTTGAATCAAGAACCGGGCTTCTTGTAAATGAAGTGAACTATACAATGGAATTTAAAAACAGTATTGATACAACAGGTGTAAATATTCCTGCAAAAATTGCGGATTATGTTATAAAAGTTGCCAGGGGAGAAGCATAA
- a CDS encoding N-acetyl-gamma-glutamyl-phosphate reductase codes for MSRLKVSIAGGSGYAGGELLRLLLFHPNVEIVQVSSERHFGKLLHKVHPNLRKLTTLKFSSLADLGTCDVLFLCLPHGSSQSNIDEYKNKAKKIIDLSADFRLGTNEAYKKWYKKDHLRPQLLNDFIYGIPELRREEMGNSSFISSAGCNATATILGLYPLYKNKLVQTDRTIVEVKVGSSEGGNKSSEASHHPVRSGCVRSFAPTGHRHVAEMEQELAFGEPVNFHFSATSIDMVRGVLATSHVFLKDNLTEKDIWKIYRQEYGSEPFIRIVKERDGNYRYPEPKLLSGTNYCDIGFELDTSTNRLVVISAIDNLMKGAAGQAVQAFNIMHGFDETTALNFPGLHPV; via the coding sequence ATGTCACGATTAAAAGTTTCTATTGCCGGTGGCTCAGGTTATGCCGGTGGAGAGTTATTGCGGCTCTTGTTATTTCATCCAAATGTTGAAATTGTCCAGGTATCGTCGGAAAGACATTTCGGTAAACTCTTGCATAAAGTGCATCCCAACCTTCGTAAATTAACCACATTAAAATTTAGCTCGCTTGCAGATTTGGGCACTTGCGATGTGTTGTTTCTCTGTTTGCCTCACGGATCATCGCAGAGCAATATTGATGAGTATAAAAACAAGGCAAAAAAGATAATTGATCTTAGTGCAGATTTTAGATTAGGCACGAATGAAGCATATAAAAAGTGGTACAAAAAAGATCATTTGAGACCACAACTTCTAAACGATTTTATTTATGGCATTCCTGAGTTGCGGCGCGAAGAAATGGGAAACAGTTCATTTATTTCCAGTGCGGGATGTAATGCCACCGCTACGATTTTGGGGTTGTATCCACTTTATAAAAATAAACTTGTTCAAACAGATAGAACAATTGTAGAAGTAAAAGTCGGATCAAGTGAAGGGGGCAATAAAAGTAGTGAAGCATCTCATCATCCTGTCCGTAGTGGCTGTGTACGTTCTTTTGCACCAACCGGACATAGGCATGTGGCCGAGATGGAGCAGGAGCTTGCCTTTGGTGAACCGGTCAATTTTCACTTTTCAGCAACATCTATTGATATGGTGCGTGGTGTGCTGGCAACAAGCCATGTTTTTTTGAAAGACAATTTGACTGAGAAGGATATTTGGAAAATATATCGCCAGGAATATGGTAGTGAGCCTTTTATCCGCATTGTAAAAGAGCGTGATGGTAATTACCGCTATCCGGAGCCAAAATTATTGAGCGGTACAAATTATTGTGATATTGGATTTGAATTGGACACATCTACAAATCGCCTTGTGGTTATCAGCGCGATTGATAATTTGATGAAGGGGGCAGCAGGACAAGCGGTTCAGGCTTTTAATATTATGCATGGATTTGATGAAACAACAGCTTTGAATTTTCCGGGGTTGCATCCGGTGTAG
- a CDS encoding [LysW]-aminoadipate kinase: MIIVKIGGGESINSWGIIQDLANLDEKFIIVHGANALRDKIVADLNQSKKVVTSVSGYSSVFSDESALDVMMMAYSGLKNKRLVELCQQNGINAVGLSGLDGKMVQGRRNKGIRIKENGKLKIVRDFSGKPKSINTHLLNLLLENDYVPVLCVPIIDENNFAINSENDDIINILQEAVSADKILQLIEAPGFLDNPNNPESLVEKITQSELQQREEQVEGRMKRKMLALKKLFESGANSVIISDGRIDNPVTHALNGGGTLIQ; encoded by the coding sequence ATGATCATAGTAAAAATTGGTGGCGGCGAATCCATCAATAGTTGGGGAATTATACAGGATTTGGCAAATCTTGATGAAAAATTTATTATCGTTCACGGGGCGAATGCACTGCGAGATAAAATTGTTGCGGACTTAAATCAATCTAAAAAAGTTGTAACATCTGTTTCCGGGTATAGTAGTGTTTTTTCTGATGAAAGCGCACTCGATGTGATGATGATGGCTTACTCCGGTCTAAAAAACAAAAGGCTTGTAGAGCTGTGCCAACAAAATGGAATAAATGCCGTCGGCCTTTCTGGTTTGGATGGTAAAATGGTTCAGGGTCGGCGTAATAAAGGTATCCGCATTAAAGAAAATGGTAAGCTTAAAATTGTTCGCGATTTTTCCGGTAAGCCTAAAAGTATAAACACACATTTGCTAAATCTTCTGCTGGAGAATGATTATGTGCCTGTTCTTTGTGTGCCGATTATTGATGAGAACAACTTTGCCATCAATTCAGAAAATGATGATATAATTAATATTTTACAGGAAGCTGTTTCAGCGGATAAAATTTTACAATTAATTGAGGCGCCCGGTTTTTTGGACAATCCAAATAATCCGGAATCGCTGGTAGAAAAAATCACACAAAGTGAATTACAGCAGCGTGAAGAACAGGTGGAAGGGCGAATGAAACGTAAGATGCTGGCATTGAAAAAACTGTTTGAATCGGGAGCCAACAGCGTAATTATCAGCGATGGCCGAATTGATAACCCGGTAACACATGCGTTAAACGGCGGAGGCACACTAATCCAATGA
- a CDS encoding acetylornithine/succinylornithine family transaminase, which yields MIDYNEIEKRNSVFLFNKRDLVLVKGKNAKVWDIDGNEYIDCTTGQGVASIGHANDDVVKAISEQAENLMTCSGSFSNDKRALFIQKLIEITPNNLMQVFLCNSGTESVEAALKFARYSTKKTSFICAMRNFHGRTFGALSATFTPAYKKDFEPIVPGFDFVPYNNFEKLKDKINDQTAAILLEAVQGEGGVNLGQKEYFRRVRQLCDEKNILLIIDEVQTGFCRTGRMFAFEHFDIKPDMICLAKAIAGGMPMGAVVCSDKIEMQPGKHGTTFGGNPLACAAGLAAIEFMQKENLAKEAEEKGRYIVEKLSKNKSDKIREIRQIGLMIGIELKEKVQPFISGLQKKGVLALPAGPTVLRLLPPLTISYEELDFVIEKVGKVF from the coding sequence ATGATAGATTATAATGAAATTGAAAAAAGGAATTCTGTTTTTTTATTTAACAAACGTGATCTTGTTTTGGTGAAAGGTAAAAATGCCAAAGTTTGGGATATTGATGGAAACGAATATATCGATTGTACAACAGGGCAGGGAGTTGCTTCAATCGGCCATGCCAATGATGATGTGGTAAAAGCAATCAGCGAACAGGCTGAAAATTTAATGACTTGTTCCGGCTCATTTTCCAATGATAAGCGCGCCTTGTTTATTCAAAAACTTATTGAGATTACACCAAACAATCTGATGCAGGTTTTTCTATGTAATTCTGGTACAGAAAGTGTGGAAGCCGCCTTAAAGTTTGCCCGTTATTCAACAAAGAAAACTAGTTTTATTTGCGCAATGCGAAATTTTCATGGGCGAACATTTGGAGCATTGAGCGCCACTTTTACTCCTGCCTATAAAAAAGATTTTGAGCCTATTGTTCCGGGATTTGATTTTGTGCCGTATAATAATTTTGAAAAGTTAAAGGATAAAATTAATGATCAAACCGCGGCGATTTTACTTGAAGCGGTTCAGGGAGAAGGCGGTGTAAATTTAGGGCAGAAAGAATACTTCCGGCGGGTTAGGCAATTGTGCGATGAAAAAAATATCCTGTTGATTATAGATGAGGTGCAAACCGGTTTTTGCCGAACCGGGAGAATGTTTGCTTTCGAGCATTTTGATATTAAGCCGGATATGATTTGCCTGGCAAAAGCCATTGCCGGTGGAATGCCAATGGGTGCAGTTGTCTGCTCCGATAAAATTGAAATGCAGCCGGGAAAACATGGTACAACTTTTGGTGGAAATCCTTTGGCTTGTGCTGCAGGATTGGCGGCAATAGAATTTATGCAAAAGGAAAACCTGGCCAAAGAGGCAGAAGAAAAAGGCCGCTACATTGTTGAAAAGCTCTCAAAAAACAAATCAGACAAAATCCGTGAAATTCGCCAGATTGGGTTGATGATTGGCATTGAACTAAAGGAAAAGGTTCAGCCATTTATATCCGGTTTGCAAAAGAAAGGTGTTTTGGCACTTCCTGCCGGACCAACGGTTTTGAGGTTATTGCCACCGTTGACTATAAGTTATGAGGAGCTGGATTTTGTGATTGAAAAGGTGGGAAAAGTATTTTAA
- a CDS encoding glutamate synthase subunit beta, with product MGKATGFLEHKRQKAQNDPVKKRLQHYKEFTKPWSNSELSEQGARCMDCGVPFCHSSFGCPVINLIPEWNDFVYRDQWREAYERLEITNNFPEFTGRVCPAPCETACTLSINDTPVTIKQLELAIIERAFQEGWVVPRPPKKLSGKSVAIIGSGPAGLAAAQELRRMGHDVTIFERSLKLGGLLRYGIPDFKLEKHIIDRRLQQMKEEGVVFKTDVAIGADLSARYLKKSFDVILIATGAGKPRPLEVPGSELDGVHFAMEYLTKSNLYVDGQIDESGIISAKDKNVLVIGGGDTGSDCVGTANRQGAKKVTQYEIMPKPREWKNSWNPEWPNWPMILRTSSSHEEGCERDWAILTKELKGENGELKSGQFQKVEWLEKNGRFNMKPVPGSDFTLDIDLVFLAMGFVHVEQGSYLKELEIEYDERGNIKAEKYMTTAKGVFTAGDANTGTSLIVRAIYHGREAAKAIDEYLK from the coding sequence ATGGGAAAAGCAACAGGATTTTTAGAACATAAAAGACAAAAAGCTCAAAACGATCCGGTAAAAAAACGATTGCAACATTACAAAGAGTTTACCAAACCTTGGTCAAACTCAGAACTTTCTGAACAAGGGGCTCGCTGTATGGATTGTGGCGTTCCTTTTTGTCATTCTTCTTTTGGCTGTCCCGTGATAAACCTTATTCCTGAGTGGAATGATTTTGTTTACCGCGATCAATGGCGTGAGGCTTATGAGCGATTAGAGATAACCAATAATTTCCCGGAGTTTACGGGACGCGTTTGCCCGGCGCCTTGCGAAACAGCCTGTACATTATCCATCAATGACACTCCGGTAACCATAAAGCAACTTGAACTCGCTATCATCGAACGGGCTTTTCAGGAAGGATGGGTTGTGCCACGCCCGCCAAAAAAACTAAGTGGTAAAAGCGTGGCCATAATTGGCTCGGGGCCAGCCGGATTGGCTGCGGCGCAGGAATTAAGACGAATGGGCCACGATGTAACTATTTTTGAAAGGTCTTTAAAACTTGGTGGATTGCTTCGTTATGGTATCCCCGATTTTAAACTTGAAAAACACATTATTGATCGTCGGTTGCAGCAAATGAAAGAAGAAGGCGTTGTCTTTAAAACCGATGTGGCCATTGGCGCCGACCTTTCTGCGCGCTATTTAAAAAAATCGTTTGATGTGATTTTGATTGCTACCGGTGCCGGGAAACCGCGTCCATTGGAAGTTCCCGGATCAGAACTTGATGGCGTTCATTTTGCTATGGAATATCTTACAAAATCCAATCTGTATGTGGATGGCCAAATTGATGAAAGTGGAATTATTTCTGCAAAAGATAAAAATGTCCTGGTAATTGGAGGTGGCGATACCGGATCAGATTGTGTCGGTACAGCAAACCGGCAAGGTGCAAAAAAAGTCACTCAATATGAAATAATGCCAAAACCGCGCGAATGGAAGAATTCCTGGAATCCGGAGTGGCCAAACTGGCCAATGATTTTGAGGACATCCAGCTCCCACGAAGAAGGTTGTGAACGCGATTGGGCTATCTTAACAAAAGAATTAAAAGGTGAAAACGGTGAACTAAAAAGCGGTCAGTTCCAGAAAGTAGAATGGCTGGAAAAAAATGGCCGTTTTAACATGAAGCCCGTTCCAGGTTCAGATTTCACACTTGATATCGATCTCGTCTTTCTGGCAATGGGTTTTGTACACGTTGAGCAGGGATCATATTTGAAGGAGCTGGAAATTGAATATGATGAGCGTGGAAATATAAAAGCAGAAAAATATATGACTACGGCCAAAGGTGTTTTTACTGCGGGTGATGCCAATACAGGAACATCACTTATTGTGCGTGCTATTTATCATGGCCGCGAAGCTGCCAAAGCAATTGATGAATATTTAAAATAA